The following are encoded in a window of Acidobacteriota bacterium genomic DNA:
- a CDS encoding serine/threonine protein kinase — protein MVGTTIGNYIITSELAQGGMGAVYRGRHQALPREVVVKSILLSSFPPHAQDQLKARFVREAYVQSQLDHPNIVRVYEFFSSTENYYLVMEFVNGMSLRDLIQRQGALAPNQAVALFKQALSALDYAHNFSYVDEAGRPFKGITHRDIKPANLLLDGMARLKITDFGIVKLAGESNMTRTGFNPGTIEYMSPEQIRGQEVDARSDLYSLGVSFYEALSGRLPFPYSESGSAYEVMRGHTELTPPPLAQLAPHVPAALAAVVMRSLAKDPDDRFASAAEFLDALLEYERPNGSSKASSVAASINQIAHTMTEVLESPTQPAPLTTEVLPAGPTHPNAKPTAVRSAPAAEFDRLQTNIAPRQSQPKPQSRRSGSAGVIVVSVILVCLFAAAGAYALWFRSSPAVETSTTAVQPTTTSVPRVDERLQQIRNLEQQERYADAIKLYGEYLQANGQAADAANISARLAELKKLQGLLTVADLELSKQDYAAAKRDYSEALKLRPDSKRAQTGLSEAESKLR, from the coding sequence ATGGTCGGAACAACCATCGGCAATTACATAATCACTAGCGAATTGGCGCAGGGCGGCATGGGCGCGGTTTATCGAGGCCGTCATCAAGCGTTGCCGCGTGAAGTCGTCGTTAAATCCATCCTGCTTTCTTCCTTTCCGCCGCATGCACAGGACCAGCTCAAAGCGCGGTTCGTGCGCGAAGCGTATGTGCAATCACAACTCGACCATCCAAACATCGTGCGCGTGTACGAATTCTTCTCCTCCACGGAAAACTATTATCTGGTGATGGAATTCGTGAACGGGATGAGTTTGCGGGACCTGATCCAGCGGCAAGGCGCGCTGGCTCCGAATCAAGCCGTGGCATTGTTCAAACAGGCGCTGTCGGCGTTGGATTATGCGCACAATTTCAGTTACGTGGACGAAGCGGGCCGGCCGTTCAAAGGCATCACACATCGTGACATCAAACCGGCGAATTTGTTGCTGGACGGAATGGCGCGATTGAAGATCACGGATTTCGGAATCGTCAAACTCGCAGGTGAAAGCAACATGACGCGCACCGGCTTCAATCCCGGCACAATTGAGTACATGTCGCCGGAACAGATTCGCGGTCAGGAAGTAGACGCGCGTTCGGATTTGTACAGCCTGGGCGTGTCGTTTTACGAAGCGCTTTCCGGGCGCTTGCCGTTTCCCTATTCAGAAAGCGGTTCGGCATACGAAGTGATGAGAGGCCATACGGAATTGACTCCGCCGCCGCTGGCGCAGTTGGCTCCGCATGTTCCCGCGGCATTGGCGGCGGTTGTCATGCGTTCTTTGGCCAAAGACCCTGACGACCGATTTGCTTCGGCAGCAGAATTTCTGGATGCCTTGCTGGAATACGAACGCCCGAACGGGTCGAGCAAAGCGTCCTCAGTTGCCGCTTCGATCAACCAGATTGCGCACACAATGACCGAAGTCCTGGAGTCGCCAACGCAACCCGCGCCGTTGACCACAGAAGTGCTTCCCGCCGGTCCAACCCATCCCAACGCCAAACCTACGGCGGTCAGGTCTGCACCGGCAGCAGAGTTTGACCGGCTTCAAACAAACATCGCGCCAAGACAATCACAGCCGAAACCGCAATCGCGTCGTTCCGGCTCCGCAGGCGTCATTGTTGTCAGTGTGATTCTGGTTTGTTTGTTCGCCGCCGCTGGCGCGTACGCCCTGTGGTTTCGGAGTTCGCCGGCGGTTGAAACTTCGACGACCGCCGTCCAGCCCACAACGACTTCTGTTCCCAGGGTAGATGAACGCCTACAGCAAATCCGCAACCTGGAACAACAGGAACGCTATGCCGACGCAATCAAACTTTATGGCGAATACTTGCAGGCAAATGGGCAGGCCGCGGATGCAGCGAACATCTCCGCCCGGTTGGCCGAATTGAAAAAGTTGCAGGGCCTGCTGACAGTGGCCGATTTGGAACTCAGCAAACAGGATTACGCCGCCGCCAAACGAGACTATTCCGAAGCATTGAAACTCCGCCCGGATTCAAAACGCGCGCAAACCGGATTATCCGAAGCGGAATCGAAACTGCGGTAA